CGCCGGGCTCCACCGGGGTCGGCAGGCGGGCGGCCGGGTCAGGGCCCGGTCGGTCGCGGACGCTGGGCGAGCCGGTCGAGCAGCGCCCGCCAGCCGCTGGCCGACTCGCCGGGACCGAGGCTGCGCAGCCGCAGGTCCCCGATCAGCGCGTGTGCCCGCACGACGATGCGCGGGGTGCCCGCCAGCCGCGGCACCGGCGCCAGGTCGACCTTCCGGTCGCCGATGACCGTCCAGCCGTCCAGCTCGGCGTCCACCCCCTCGGCGACGACCACGTCGACGTCGCCGACCACCGTGGTCAGCTCCAGCTCGACCACCCCGGCGTCCGTGCGCAGCGCCCGCAGGTCGACCCGGATGTCGCCCAGTCCGGTCCTGACCCGCTGCGGCAGCGGGGAGCGGGCGTCGAGCCGGACGTCGCCCACGACGGTGGACCGTCGCGCAGGCGGGCGGCTCCCCACGATCTCGACCTGCGCGTCGGCCGCCCGGGCCGGCAGGTCGGCGAGCAGCGGGGCGAGCTGGTCGGTGACCGTCGCCGCGTAGGCGGCCTGGGCCCGCTCCCCGAACTCGTCGACGGTGATCCGCCCCTCCGCCATGGCGGTCTGCAGCCGGGTCACCACCGCCTCCCGTTCGGCGTCGGACGCCCGGACGGCGTGCCGCGGTGTCAGGTCCTCGGTCATCGGCCGACCTCCTCGTCCGCGCTGCCGTCCCCCGTGGGCGCACCCCACCCTGGCACGACCGCCGGTCCGGACGACAGGGCCGCGCTGCGCCGGCGCAGCCGGGCAGCACCTCGCCCGGCACACGTCGGCATCCCGCCGGGACCAGGGCACCGGTGGTGCTACCGGAGTGGCACCGCGGTGTGGAGCTGAGCGTCAGCCTGACCGAGGAGGACGCCGCGGTCCTCGACGACCACGCCGGGACGGCCGGCCCGAGGTCCCGGTCGGCAGCTCTGCACCACGCCATCCGGCTCCTCCGCCACCCGGACCCGGAGGAGGAGTACGCAGCCGCGTGGGAGGAGTGGGCGGGCGTCGGGTGAGGCGGCCGACTGGCAGACGACGGCGGGCGACGGGCGCGACGGTGCTGCGCGGTGAGATCCGCCTCGTCGACCTCGAGCCCGTCCGCGGCAGCGAGGCCGGCACGCGCCGACCCGCGGTGGTCGTCAGCAACGACCGCGCCAACGCGGTGGCCGGTCGGCTGGCTCGTGGCGTGGTGACCGTCGTCCCGGTCATCAGCGACACCACCCGGGTCTTCCCCTTCCAGACCCTGCTGCCGGCCGAGGGCACCGGTCCGCCGGTCGACGGCAAGGCCCAGGCGGAGCAGGTGCGCGCCGGGTGCAGCCTCCCGCTGCACCACACTGGGGTGGGCGCCGTCAGCCGGCGCGCGCGGCCCGTGCCACCGCGACCAGCCGGTCGAGCTCGGCCGGCGGGATGGCGGCGCCGAAGTCGGCGGCGAACCGGCGCATGGGCATCGAGCCGATCATCTGCAGCATGCCCTCGTGCACCTCGGCGGCGCCGTCGGGCATGGACGCCAGGAAGCCCTCCAGCAGCGGCGTCCCGACGACCGGGTGGCCGAACCACTCGGCCACCGACGAGCCGAGCGTGAGCTCCGGGACGACCGTGTCGCCGGCCAGCGTCACCGTCTCCTCGGCCAGGACCTCGGCGGCGTCGGCGCAGACCTGCGCGGTGTACTCGCCCGGCGGCACGACCCAGCCGTGCTCCCGGACGTCCCAGTAGGCGAAGGCGCGGCGGTCCAGGTCGAGGTCCACCGTCCGGGACTCCCCGGGCTCCAGCGACAGCTTCGTGAAGGCGCGCAGCTCCCGGGCCGGGCGGCGGACAGGGCCGGCCGTCGTCGCGACGTAGACCTGCACGACGTGCTTCCCGGCCCGGTTCCCGGTGTTGGTCACGGTCACCGAGACGGTGGCGCTGTCGTCGCCGGTCGCCGTCACCCGCAGGTCACCGGTCTCGACGGTCGTGTAGCCCAGCCCGTGGCCGAACGGGTAGCGCACGGGACGGTCGACGGTCACGTGGTGCCGGTAGCCGACCATCACGCCCTCGCCGTAGCGGACGTGCCCCTGCTCGCCGGGGAAGTTCAGGTGGCTGGGGGTGTCCGCCAGGCGCAGCGGGATCGTCTCGGCCAGGCGCCCGGAGGGGCTCACGGCGCCGGTGAGCAGGTCGGCCAGCGCGCCGCCGCCGGCCTGCCCCAGCAGGAACCCGGCGAGCACGGCGTCGACGTCGTCGTGCCAGCCCTCCAGGGACACGATGCCGCCGGAGGACAGCACGACGACCGTCCGCGCGCCGGCCGCGGCCACCGCCCGGATCAGCTCCACCTGGGCGGCGGGCAGGTCGATCGTGGTCCGGTCGAACCCCTCGGACTCGTCGGACTCGGCCAGCCCGGCGAAGACCACGGTGACGTCGGCGTCGCGGGCCACGGCGAGGGCCTCCTCGCGCAGCGCCACGGCGTCGCCGGACCCGTCGAGGGTGAAGCCGGGGGCGAAGGCGAGGGCCCCGTCGTGCAGGTCCCGCAGGGCGGTCAGCGCGTCGTCGACCCGGGTGGCGTTGACGTGCGAGCTGCCGCCGCCCTGGTAGCGCGGCGCCCGGGCGAACTCGCCGACCACGGCGACCCGCGTGCCCGGCGCCAGCGGCAGCACGGCGCCGTCGTTCCTGAGCAGCACCGCGCAGCCGGCCGCGAGCTCGCGGGCCAGCGCGTGGTGGGCGTCGGCGTCGAAGCCCGCGGTCGGCTCGGTCACCAGGTCGGCGAGCGCGGCCACCCGCCGCACGCTGCGGTCGACGAGGGCCTCGTCGAGCTCCCCGGCGCGGACGGCGTCGACGACGAGCCGGTTGCCGGCGCCGGAGTCGCCGGGCATCTGCAGGTCCAGGCCGGCCGCCAGCGCGGCGACCCGGTCGTCGACGGCGCCCCAGTCGGAGACGACGACGCCCGCGAAGCCCCACTGCTCGCGGAGCACCTCGGTGAGCAGCCAGTGGTTCTGCGACGCGTAGACGCCGTTGACCCGGTTGTAGGCGCACATGACCGTGGCCGGCCGCGCCTCGGTGACGATCCGCTCGAAGGCGGGCAGGTAGATCTCGTGCAGGGTCCGCTCGTCGACGTCGGCGCTGACCTGCATGCGCTGCGTCTCCTGGTTGTTCGCCGCGAAGTGCTTGACCGAGGCGCCGACGCCCTGCGCCTGCTGACCGCGGACGTGCGCGGCACCGAGCACGCCGGTCAGCAGCGGGTCCTCGGAGTAGTACTCGAAGTTCCGCCCGCACAGCGGGGACCGCTTGATGTTCACGCCCGGGCCGAGGACGACCGGCACGCCGAGGGCGCGAGCCTCCACGCCGACCGCCGCGCCGATCCGCTCGGCCAGCTCCGGGTCCCAGCTCGACCCGACGGCGACGGCCGGCGGGAAGCAGGTGGCCGGGAGGCTCTGCAGCAGCCCGATCCGGTCGAAGTCCCCCTCCTGGCGGCGCACTCCGTGCGGGCCGTCGGTGAGCACCACCGAGGGCAGGCCGGCCTCCTCGACCGGCGGGGTGGACCAGAAGTCCTGGCCGGAGAGCAGCGCGGCCTTCGTCTCGAGGGGCAGCGCGGTGACGTCGGCCGGGGTGCGGGGAGCCATGACCGTCACTGTGCCCCGACCGTCGTGGGGACGCGCTCGCAGCACGGCGCCGACGCGGTGACGGTGTCCGTCCCCCGGCCGGCCGGCCCGTCCGCCGACCGGAGCGAGGATCGGACCGAGTGCCTCGTCGTCGAGCGGCACGCCGGTGCCACACCGCTCAGTCGCGGAGTCGCGGGTCGACGTGGACCTTGGGTCCGGCGCCGCTGCCCTCCGGGCGCCCGCCGGCGAGCACCGCACCGACCTGCGCGAGACCGACGGTGGCGGCGACCAGCGGCCGGGGGTCGACCGCACCGGTCCGGTAGGCGGCGATGGTGGGAGCCAGCCCCGGGGACGCCGAGAGGATCCCGACCGCCGTGACGTCCTCGAGCAGCAGCGTCCGGGTGTCGATCGTGCTCGGCGTGCCGGCGATGCCGATGCAGACGATGCGGCCGGCGGGCTCGACGAGGTCCAGGGCCAGCGCCGGGGACCCGGGGGCGGTCGAGGCGTCGACGACGGCGTCGAAGGGCAGGTCCGGGAGGGTGTCGCGGGTCCAGGCACCGGCGAAGCCGAGACCGCGGGCGAAGTCGAGCGAGGGCTCGGTGACGCCGAGCAGGTGCACCTCGGCGCCCACCGCGCGGAGGAACATCGCCGACAGCAGACCGATCGTCCCGGGCCCGATCACCAGCGCGCGGTCGCCGGAGGCCACCCCGGCTGCCCGTGCCGCCCGCCAGGCGTTGCCTCCGGGCTCGACGAGGGCGCCGAGCGCCGCGTCGACGGAGTCGGGCAGCTCGTGCAGCGACCACACCGGGACGGCGAGCTGCTCGGCCAGCGCACCGTGCCGGCCGCCCCGGATGCCGACCTCCTGACGCTCCTCGCACACGTGCTGTCGCCCCCGCCGGCACCGGCGGCAGACCCGGTCGCCGAGCATCGTGTCGCCCGTGACCCGACGACCGAGCCAGGCCGGGTCGACGCCGTCGCCGACCCCGGTGACCCGGCCGCACCACTCGTGGCCCGGCCGGAGCGGGTACGAGGAGTGCCCCGTCTGCAGGTAGGACAGCTCGCCGGTGAAGAGCTCGACGTCGGTGCCGCAGACGCCGACCCGCTCGACGTCGACGACCACCTCGCCCGGGGCGGCGACCGGCGCGGGCACCTCCTCGACCGCGCAGACGCCCGGACCGGAGAGCACGACCGCACGCATGGACCTCGACACGGCGCCAGGATGGCGGGCGTGACCCTGCGCAGCGCGGCCTGGTACTCGGGCGACGTCAAGAACGCCTACATCCACCGGGCGTGGATGCGCCGCGGCGTCCCGGACGACGCGTTCGGCCGCCCGCAGATCGCCATCGCCAACACCGCCTCGGACGTCGTGCCGTGCAACCGGCACCTCACCGAGGTCGCGGCCGCCGTCCGGGACGGGATCCTCGCTGCGGGCGGCACCCCGCTGGAGATGCCCGTGCTCGGTCTGGGCGAGACGCAGGTCCGGCCCACGGCGATGCTCTGGCGCAACCTGGCCGCGATGCAGATGGAGGAGATGTTCCGCGCCAACCCGGTCGACGGGCTGGTGCTGCTCGGCGGGTGCGACAAGACGATCCCGTCGCTGCTCATGGCCGCCGCGTCGGTCGACCTGCCCGCCGCCGTCGTCCCG
This region of Geodermatophilus bullaregiensis genomic DNA includes:
- a CDS encoding DUF1707 SHOCT-like domain-containing protein produces the protein MTEDLTPRHAVRASDAEREAVVTRLQTAMAEGRITVDEFGERAQAAYAATVTDQLAPLLADLPARAADAQVEIVGSRPPARRSTVVGDVRLDARSPLPQRVRTGLGDIRVDLRALRTDAGVVELELTTVVGDVDVVVAEGVDAELDGWTVIGDRKVDLAPVPRLAGTPRIVVRAHALIGDLRLRSLGPGESASGWRALLDRLAQRPRPTGP
- a CDS encoding ribbon-helix-helix protein, CopG family; amino-acid sequence: MVLPEWHRGVELSVSLTEEDAAVLDDHAGTAGPRSRSAALHHAIRLLRHPDPEEEYAAAWEEWAGVG
- a CDS encoding zinc-dependent alcohol dehydrogenase, producing MSRSMRAVVLSGPGVCAVEEVPAPVAAPGEVVVDVERVGVCGTDVELFTGELSYLQTGHSSYPLRPGHEWCGRVTGVGDGVDPAWLGRRVTGDTMLGDRVCRRCRRGRQHVCEERQEVGIRGGRHGALAEQLAVPVWSLHELPDSVDAALGALVEPGGNAWRAARAAGVASGDRALVIGPGTIGLLSAMFLRAVGAEVHLLGVTEPSLDFARGLGFAGAWTRDTLPDLPFDAVVDASTAPGSPALALDLVEPAGRIVCIGIAGTPSTIDTRTLLLEDVTAVGILSASPGLAPTIAAYRTGAVDPRPLVAATVGLAQVGAVLAGGRPEGSGAGPKVHVDPRLRD
- a CDS encoding glycoside hydrolase family 3 C-terminal domain-containing protein, which gives rise to MAPRTPADVTALPLETKAALLSGQDFWSTPPVEEAGLPSVVLTDGPHGVRRQEGDFDRIGLLQSLPATCFPPAVAVGSSWDPELAERIGAAVGVEARALGVPVVLGPGVNIKRSPLCGRNFEYYSEDPLLTGVLGAAHVRGQQAQGVGASVKHFAANNQETQRMQVSADVDERTLHEIYLPAFERIVTEARPATVMCAYNRVNGVYASQNHWLLTEVLREQWGFAGVVVSDWGAVDDRVAALAAGLDLQMPGDSGAGNRLVVDAVRAGELDEALVDRSVRRVAALADLVTEPTAGFDADAHHALARELAAGCAVLLRNDGAVLPLAPGTRVAVVGEFARAPRYQGGGSSHVNATRVDDALTALRDLHDGALAFAPGFTLDGSGDAVALREEALAVARDADVTVVFAGLAESDESEGFDRTTIDLPAAQVELIRAVAAAGARTVVVLSSGGIVSLEGWHDDVDAVLAGFLLGQAGGGALADLLTGAVSPSGRLAETIPLRLADTPSHLNFPGEQGHVRYGEGVMVGYRHHVTVDRPVRYPFGHGLGYTTVETGDLRVTATGDDSATVSVTVTNTGNRAGKHVVQVYVATTAGPVRRPARELRAFTKLSLEPGESRTVDLDLDRRAFAYWDVREHGWVVPPGEYTAQVCADAAEVLAEETVTLAGDTVVPELTLGSSVAEWFGHPVVGTPLLEGFLASMPDGAAEVHEGMLQMIGSMPMRRFAADFGAAIPPAELDRLVAVARAARAG